In the genome of Aminivibrio sp., the window TCGTATAGCCGGACGAAGGCACTTCCGAGGGACCCCCGCACACTTGTCGGGGGTCCTTTTTTTATCCCTGTATTTTTCACGAAGGAGGAGAGAGGCACATGGAACGGACCATAGGCGTAGTGACGGAGGAAGGACGAGGGGTATTTTCCCGCATTTCGGGGCTCATGGAGCGCAGGGGATTCCAGGTCCGGGGCGTGACCGCCGGAACGACCCAGCGCCCGGGAACGGCCCGGTACACCCTTGTGATCGGCGGGGATGAACGGCAGGCGGGCCAGGCCGTGCGCCAGATCCGGAAGATGGTGGAGACCGTGGCGGTGGAGGACCTGAGCGCCGGCGGGTGCGTGGAGCGGTACATGATGCTCCTG includes:
- the ilvN gene encoding acetolactate synthase small subunit; amino-acid sequence: MERTIGVVTEEGRGVFSRISGLMERRGFQVRGVTAGTTQRPGTARYTLVIGGDERQAGQAVRQIRKMVETVAVEDLSAGGCVERYMMLLKFAPSPEERETLFEVMKAYPHSVSEDCGLSLIFEMMGPGVLLDDCLEKVRGLGLVESVKSGPLALGTN